In Bacteroidota bacterium, the genomic stretch GTGGTATCAATTTGAATTCAATTTGTATTTTCGCCACCGTTAATCACTTTTTTCTATGATGAAACTACCTTTAATTCTTTTTGTATTAGTTTTATTTTTATCCAACCTTGGCTATAGTCAAACCGATAGCACTATGCTTGCACCAAAGAAGGATCCAACCAAAATTTGGAATAAGGGTGGAGTAGGTGGAGTGCAGTTTGTACAAGCAGCATACAGTAATTGGAGTGCCGGAGGCGAAAACTCCCTGGCCGTAACCGGATTACTGAATTTGTATGCCAATTATGAAAAGAAAAAGGCTACCTGGGATAATTACATGGATGTGGCGTATGGATTTATCAGAACCTCACAATTTGGAGTTCGTAAAAATGATGACCGCATGGAGATTAACTCATCGTTCGGTTATCGCGAAAAACAAACCAATTGGTATTACACCGTTATGGTAAATGGACTTTCGCAATTTGACAGGGGTTACAATTTTCCTGATGATAGTACAAGAATTTCGAATTTTGCAGCGCCTGCTTTTGTAAAAATTGCCATGGGGATAGAACATAAACCCAATAAAAACCTGCGATTGCTTTTGGCCCCCATTACCGGCAAATCAACCATTGTGACCGATACCATGGTAAACGAGATTGATTTTGGTCTTGATGAAGGAAAACGTTGGCGAAATGAGTATGGGGCTTATCTTAAATTTTATTATCGAAAAGAAATTTTTAAGAATATCATCTTTACAAACAAGACTGACCTCTTTAGTAATTATGCCGAAGACCCACAAAACATAGATATTACTACGCAAATTCAACTTACTTTTAATGTAAACAAATACATGAGTGCCGGGTTGACATTAGATATGATCTATGACGATAACATTGCTGTGGCTGTATTTGATGAAGTGAATGGTGTGCGCGAACAAATAGGAGAGGGGCCTCGCATGCAGCTTAAAGAGGTAATTACTCTTCGCCTTGCTGCTAAGTTTTAAAGAGAAATCTTTTGGTGTAATTTATATTCTGCAATCAATTTTATGTATTCCTAAAAAGTACAGTTGTCAATTTATTATACATTGGTAAAAGGAATACAATGTTTGCTATTACAGCAACTTACTAGTATTGCAAAGGATAATAAAAAAGAAAAATGCCTTTAGGCGGCTTATGCTTCTACTAAATTATTCAAACGATAATAGTGTTTTACATCTGCCTTGCCATGATTGCGCACATACTCTTCAAACTCAGGGCGGAAATGCCTGATAGCTGCTGCTACGGGCCATGCTGCGGCTTCGCCAAGTGGACAAATAGTTTTTCCTTCTATTTTGCTTTGTATATCCCATAGCAAATCGATATCACTAATAGTTGCATGACCATGAATAAATTTGTGCAGCACTTTTTCCATCCATCCTGTGCCTTCGCGGCAAGGGCTACATTGCCCGCAACTTTCGTGGTGATAGAAGCGTGTGAAGTTCCAGAGATTTTTTACAATACTTGTGTCTTCATCCATAACGATAAATCCTCCCGAGCCAAGCATGGTGCCTGTTGCAAAACCTCCATCAGCAAGACTTTCGTAGGACATAAGTCGTGGATCTCCATTTGCTGTATTTAAAATTAAATTTTTTGGCAGCACGGGCACGCTTGAACCTCCGGCAACAACTGCTTTCAATTCTTTTCCATTGCGAATGCCACCACAATACTCGTCACTATAAATAAATTCTTCTACAGGCAAGCCTAACTCAATTTCGTAAACTCCCGGTTTGTTTATATGCCCCGATGCCGAAATCAATTTTGTACCTGTTGATTTGCCAATACCGATTTTTGCATACTCATCGCCTCCCATTTCTATTATAGGTACAACCGCTGCAATGGTTTCTACATTATTTACTACGGTGGGGCAGTCCCATAATCCTTTTACCGCAGGAAAAGGAGGTTTAATACGGGGATTGCCACGCTTTCCTTCGAGCGATTCTATCAGTGCAGTTTCTTCTCCGCATATATAAGCCCCTCCACCGCAATGTACATGCAAATCGTGGTCGAATCCGCTTCCCAAAATATTTTTTCCCAGGTAACCTTCTGTATATGCTTCATCAATGGCCTTTTGTAAAATATGAAACTGATGCATCATTTCGCCCCGGATATAAATGTACGAAGTGTTGGCGCCCAGAGCAAAACTCGAAATAATCATACCCTCAATAAGGATATGTGGCTTACGCTGCATAAGATAGCGATCTTTAAAAGTTCCGGGTTCACTTTCGTCAGCATTACAAACAAGATAACGTGGCACTCCCGGAGGCTTTGCTATAAAGCTCCATTTCATTCCGGTAGGAAAACCTGCACCACCACGGCCGCGCAATCCTGACTTTTGAACCTCGGTAACTATTTCTTCCGGTTTCATATTGAAAGCCTTGCGCAGGTTGGTGTAGCCACCAAATTGTGTGTATCCTTCAATGCCGGTAATGGCAGGATTATGTATGTTATTAAGCAATATCTGACGACCCATAACTATTCTATGAATTTCTTTTTAACTACGGCAAAGGTAATTTTTTTAAAGTTTGAAAGTAAAATTTTGTTTCAGATTTAATGCCTCCATTTGACTATTATTAATAGAATGCTTCTTCCTAAATAAACTTCATTTATGCACGTAAGCAACCTTAATTAAACAAGCTGTTGAGGCGCGGTATGCATCATCGAAAAGGTCAAATTATATCGTGCTCTAATTTGCAAAGTGCTGCAATAAAAATTCTTTATGCAATGCGCGGCTATTTTTTATTTCCCTTTTTCGAAGTTGCGTTCAATCCATACCACTGCTTTTTTTACATAGTACTCCTTATCACCTTTTACTTTAAGCAATAGTTCTTTTATGGCAGGATGCTTTTCTTTTTCTCTGGTATAGTATTCCATCAAAACAATGGCAAGCCTGCGTTGCCATAAATTTTCTGAAACAATTAATCTTCCTGACAATTTTGTTATTTCATCAAAATGTGTTTTTACAATTCCCTTGCAAGCCTGCATGCCAAAGGCATCGCACACCGCCCAATTATTTATACTACCCGAAAATTGTTCAACTATTTTTAAAGTAAGTGCAGGATTTTTTTTTCCGGCTTTTTCAAGAATCTTGGCCGCAAGTATTTGTGTTTCGGGATAAGTAGTAAGACATAATTGCTCAGCCAAAGCAAGGGCATCTTCCTTGTCTGATTTTAATTGTGTATTTAACTCCTTGGCTAGTTGATTTATTACAGGCATGCGCACACCTATTGGTGTTACTTCGCCAGGAATAAATTTTTTAAACGCTGCAATCCCTTCCGGTGTGCTTGCTTTCTGTAAGCGGATAATGATATCGTCAATTTGTTTTTTCGTATTCATTTGAAAAAAATGTGTGAAGATTAACTAAGTAGTTTATTAATTTGGGCTCGTAAATAAACACTATTCGTATGGGAAAAAGAACTGTAACTTTTGATAATTATATAAGTAAGTCAGAGGTATTTGCCCGCCCAATACTTACTTACCTGCGCGATGTAATGCATGATAGCTGCCCTGAAATTGAAGAAAAGTCGAAGTGGGGTATGCCATTTTTTGTTTATAAGAATGACAACCTTTGTCACATGGCATCGTTTAAAAAGCACTGTGCCTTGGGATTTTGGAAAGCACCCCTGTTTAGTAAAAATAAGTTGCCTCAAGTAGATGACAACGACAAAGCCATGGGACAGTTCGGAAAAATTAGCAGCATCAATGAGTTGCCATCTAAAAAGGTACTACAAGCATTTATTAAAGAATCTATTGAGATTATTGATAAGGGAATAAAGCCACCACCCAAACCTAAAGTTACAAAGGCAGAACTGCCTTTGCATCTTGATTTTTTGAAAGCACTATCAAAAACAAAAAAAGCATTGCAAGTGTTTCATGATTTCAGCCTCTCGCATCGCAATGAATATGCCGGTTGGATAAACGAAGCTAAGACCGAAGCCACTCGCAACAAGCGAATTGAACAAGCCATAGAATGGCTTAACGAAGGGAAAGGAAAAAACTGGAAATATGAGCGTAAATAATTTATTTTAATGAAATTACTTTCAACGTAGTGCCCGATAAAATCAAAATATCGGTATTGCCATCATTATTCAGTTCGCATAGTATAGGGATACCGTTACAATCCATGTTGCTGCCTTTAATTTCTTTTCCGCTTGCATCAGCCATAAACAATTTATTCTTTTCATTATTTAGCCATACTACATAGCGGTTATTGTTTTCGCTTTGTGCAACGCCAAGCCACATGGCATATATGTTAGCCGATTTGGTATGAAATAGCTCATCGTTAGCAAGGGTATAAGCACTTATACTCTGATCATCAATAGTCACATAGCACGTATTGCCTTCAGCCTCAAGCTCGGCAGTAATAACATACGTATAAGGCATTCCAATTAATGGTACTTCGGCAGTAATTCCTTCTTTATTTATTCGCATCAGGATACCCGTGGTATCCAAATATTCGATGGCGCAATTTTTTGCATCTATCAATATCTGAGAATTGTTCTTTACCATTGCTCCTGATGGCATTCCATCAAGCAGGGCACCGGTAAGTTTATCTATTTGTACAATTCTGTTTTGTACATCAACCGATTTAAGCCAAATTCCATTATTACATACTACTTCGGTTAGGGGCTCCGTTAATTGGGTTGAGGCTTGGTAGTTCCATTCCTGAATAGGTATTCCCGATGAGGTGTAGCAATAGACATTGGCATTTTCGCAAGGCATGTAGATGCGATATTGTTTCGATTCAGAAAAGTCGAATACACTTAACGAAGCAGAAGCACGAGCTGGTAATCGTTTTGGAAAACCTTCCATGGTCATACCACTCAAATTGATAACATACAGTAACGTATCGGTATTAAATAAAAGATGATAATTTCCGGTTTGATTTAAATCGAGGCAATATATATCGCCTTTTATTTTATCATTAAAGTGAATTCGATGTTCAATTGCGCCTTTATTATTCACTAGTAAAATATTGTCCAAAGTGTCTTGCAGTGCTATTAAATGAATAGAATCGTTGTCGGTTTTCACATAGCTGATATAGGACGAATTAACCTCAGGCATATCAGAAGTGAAGCGTGTGTATAGAATATCTTTAATGGCACGCGAGCTAATCACAGTTGCTTCCGATGCGCAGTATGTTTCCTTAGCTTGTGCAGTATAAAAGAACATGCCGCTTGTTTCTAATTGCATTTGATATGCCTGGTAATTAGATTTCCAGGTTTCGTTTAGCGTAGGCTCCAGGTTGTTCAATGCCATATCTGTGTTTACATAAATAAGGTAGTTGCAATTGGCATTCACTTTAGAACTGATAAGTTCAAATTCGTTTTCCTGTTTTATTAAACGATTGGCTTTTACGGTTTCTATATACGTTTTGAGGTCAGAAAGTTGATTGGCAACAACCAGAAATTCGCCTACGTTAGCCACATAGTTTTGTGTGATGCCAGCAAAATCATTTCCAAATAGCACCTGCAATGCATTGCACTCAGGTAATTTTACGAGATTACTTTCTTTATATTTTTCCGATTCAAGTTGCACCGGTGCATTCTTCTTGGCATATTGAATAAGCCTGAAAATGCGCGAACGCGCATTTTCGTTTGCAATAACAGCAACAAGTCCATTGCCGTTTCCGTTGTGTTGTGCTTCAAGGGCAATCAGGCTGATTTCGTTGTCAATCATTTCATTGAGCAATGCATCAATGCTTTGGGCACCTTTGGGTGTGGCAGCCGTTACCGTTTGTAACGCTTTCTGATAAGCACCGTTTTGCCTATACACATTACTTACAGCGGTTTGCAACAAATTTTTATCGGTAAAAGCATAGCTTTTACACCAGGCGGCATTTGCAGGCAGCGCATTAAAGGCGCCATTGTTTGTTTCTTTTTGCCCCTGGAATATTGAAAGAAAGGAGGATGCATCATAAGCTGTATTTCCGGCAAGTGTAAGATGATATTCGTCTACCTCTGCCATATAGGAGGCAAAGTTGCCAAAGGAAACATCAGGAATGGCGTTTTTAAATAGTTGCTGCCAAATGATATGGCAGTTGGCATGTTGCACATACACTTGAATGTCACCGTTAGTATATATGTTTTTGTCGTTATAATAAGTTCGCCAGGTGTTATCATCTTTGTTGCTGCCATTATTCGATTGTCTGATGGCATCTTCTATAAGCAAAGGATTAAAACTTACAGCCATCACATTATTGAAAGAAGCAAAATTCAAAATGCTTTTTCCAATATAAAGTTGCAAAACATCGGTACCATTAAAATTTCTTTTTTCTACTTTATCAACTTTGCCCCATATGGCCTCGGTTGTATTACGCACCTGATCTTCGGTTATATCAAGTTGTGGCAGGTAATACATAAAGTCCAACTTTCCCTGCACTTGTTGATGTATAGAGATGTACAGGTCATTGCGTGTAATAATGCCGATGGAGGAGGAAGAGGATTCGCCATTCGCAATTTTTTGCAGCAAGGCATTCACTTCCGTCATGCCCGGAACATTTTTAAATTTTGTAAAAAGAAAATTTTTAAGAATGCGGTTGGCATTGGCTTCGTTTGGCTTAAGTTGTATTACGCATAGTGCATCGCCAGGTACCGACCTGAAAACTGCTTCGGTTCCCGCCCCACGGTTAATGAGGTAGTATAAACCAAACGCTACCCCGGCAAGAATAACTACGGCAATAAGTGACGATCGTATAAGCCTGGTCATGTTACTGTAATGTTGTTTCCATAATCTTTCAAAAGTACGTAAGCCTGTCAAGTGACTTACTTATAGCAGCCTGCAATTATCTACACAAAGATGTTAATAAGGAAAGGCTTAAAATAAGCTCAGTTGTTTGCTCTTAAGATGAAATGATTTGCGGTGATGCTCGCAATAGCCATGCTGCCTGATGGCTGCAATATGCTGGGCTGTAGCGTAAGTTTTATTTTTTATCCATTGATAATGCGGAAATTGATTGTGTAGTTTTTCTACATGTTCATCGCGATACGTTTTTGCAAGTATGCTGGCTGCGGCAATGCTGGTATAAATGTTATCCCCTTTAATCACACACTCATGAGTCATTTTCTTGTAAGATTTAAACCGATTACCATCTACAATGATGTGATTAAATTTAACACTAAGTTGATCTAATGCCCGATGCATGGCAAGTATCGATGCATTGAGGATATTTATTTTGTCTATTTCATTAATGTCAGCCATACCTACGGCATAGGCTAGGGCGTGGTCTTCTATATAACTTCGCAGTGCATTGCGGTTGGCTTTATTCACCTGCTTACTATCGTTAAGCATTGGGTGATAAAAGTCTTGTGGCAATATGACAGCGGCAGCAACTACCGGTCCGGCAAGGCATCCACGTCCTGCTTCATCGCATCCTGCTATTACTCCTTTTGCTTTGGTATATGTTAACAACATCGTGTATAGAACTAACTACGGCCTTTAGTGCAAACATTCAAAAAATATTACGTTTGTGCAACCTCACCACACAATGGCCCTCGACTTATAAAGTAATATGCAGGCAAAGTTTATAAAGAATATTTTTCTGTTGGTCATAATCAATTTATTGGTAAAGCCATTTGGAATTCTTGTAATTGAGCCTGGCGTGCAAAATACCGTGGGGGCTACAGCTTATGGTTTGTACAATGCACTTTTCAGTTTTACTCTTGTATTTAATATTCTGCTCGATGTGGGTATTAATAATTTTAATAACCGCACCATTGCACAACAAAGTAATTTACTTGGTGCACATTTTCCGGGTATTGTAGCATTGCGTTTAGTTCTTGCTATTGTTTATGTACTAGTGCTGGTAGCAGCTGCTTTGGTCATTGGCTACTTGCCCGCTTATTGGATGTTGCTTATGGTTCTTGCTTTCAATCAGGTGCTAGCGGCATTTTTATTATTTATCCGTTCCAATATATCGGCCTTGCAGTTTTATAAAACCGATTCATTTTTTTCTATATTCGATCGGGTAATTCTTATTGCTATAACCGGATGGATGCTGTTGTATCGCAAACCGGAATTTAAAATTGAATGGTATGTGCTGGCGCAAACAGTAGCATACAGTATATCCCTTATTACTGCATTCATAATTTTAGCGCAGCATACCAAATCTATATTTCCAAAATGGGAGGGACAATTTAGTGCAAGCATATTGCGTCAGAGTTTTCCATACGCATTCCTCATTTTACTAATGATATTGTACAGCCGTGTAGATGTAATTATGCTTGAGCGCATGTTGCCCGATGGAGCTTTACAAAGCGGCATCTATGCGCAAGCGTTTCGCTTGCTCGATGCCTGCAATATGATTGGCTACCTCTTTGCCGGATTATTGCTGCCTATGTTCGCACGTATGATCCAACTCAATGAACCGGTTGAGCAATTGGCGCGACTCTCGTTCAACCTCATTATGGTGCCTGCACTTACTATTATTGTAATAAGTTTTTTCTTTTCGAAAGAAATAATGGATACCCTATACATTGCGCATACAGATGAGTCGAGCGCCATACTTGGGTTGGTAATGATAGGCTTTGGTTGCTTTGCTTCCAATTATATTTTTGGAACATTGCTTACTGCCAAGGGTGACCTAAGCCTGCTTAACAAAACCGCCATAAGCGGAGTTTGTATAAACATTGCGCTCAACATCGTATTAATTCCAAGCTACAAAGTAAATGGTGCTGCTATTGCTTCTGCTATTACACAGGTGGTGATGAGCGTGCTTCAGTTACTTATAGCTCACCGCCAATTTAAGTTTAATTATAACTGGAATCAGTTTGCCCGAATTTTAGCTTTTGTAATTTGCCTGATAGCAGCCACATGGCTATTTACTCAAGTGAGCACCGGGTGGATTATTAAAGTAACGGGTACCGTATGCGTTTCTCTTTTATTAGCAATGATGTTGCAGTTGATTAATTTAACTGCTCTCAAAAATCTATTATTATCTAAAGAATAATCTACTGTATATGCATTTGGAAATTTGTTGTTACAATTTTGTATCGGTTCGTATTGCCCATCAGCAGGCAGTAGATGCTATTGAACTTTGCAGCAATCCTGCCGAAGGCGGATGCACGCCATCACTTGCATTGATTGAGAAGACGGTAGAGCATACCAAAATACCGTTAGGAGTGATGGTAAGACCACGAGGTGGTAATTTTGTTTACGATGCCAACGATAAAGTGATAATGCTGCGCGATATTGAACACATAAAAAAAACAGGAGCCCGATTTATTGTAGCAGGTGCTTTAACGCACGAAAATGAAATTGACATTGAATTTACCAAACGCCTTGTTGAAACCAGTTACCCATTGATGTTTCGGTTTCATCGTGCCATTGATGTTGTTCCAAATTACTTGCGAAGCATGAGTATGTTGATAGAAAGTGGAGTGACCAGCGTGCTTACAAGTGGAGGCGAACAAAATGCAATACTTGGTTTAACAAATTTGAAAGAGGCCAAGCACTACTTTGGCCATAGCATGCAACTGGTAGTGGCAGGAGGTGTACGCAGCAACAATGCCTTAACCTTTTTACAAGCAGGTATGCATTACCTGCATAGTGGCGCAGGTACAGTAAGCCTAAGTGATTCAAGTAAGTTGAGGTTTAACTCCATGGTGAGTGAGAATAGCAATCAATACACGCTATGTGATGGAGAAGAGATAAGGGCAATAAAAGATTTGCTTATTCAATAATTGTTCGGATAAAGCTTTGCATGTATTTTCGTAACCCTGATGATGTGGATATTGTAAGTCAATATAATAATTAGAAATTTTGAATTTGTGGAAGCTAAGAGCGTAATTTTTTGGCTCCACATAATAGGAATAAAAAAATCCCAACCGCTTATAACGATTGGGATTTAGTATCAAAGAAACTATCATTTAAAAATTAAAACCAAGACGTGCATATATTCTGCGGCCGTTCATTCCCATTTGTACTGCATCAAAAGGACCTGCCGATTCATTGTTGAAAGCCCACCAACGCGCTGCACTTACTGCGCCAAGATCAGGATGTACATTCATGAAATTGTCAACTCCTAAAATCAGGTTGGCACCTTTAATAAATTTATACGAAAGAAATAAATCGGGTACCAATTTGGCACCGTATACATATTTGTCGTCAACATATACTGTTTCATCAGCATCTGTAGGAACTTGTGGGTTAATACCAAGGCCATCTTCACCGTAACCAAGTGTGGTAATTTCACCAAAATAATTTAGGCGGATACCGGCACTCACTTTTTTATATCCATACTCAAGCGAAAAATTAAATTTAACAGGAGGAGCAGAAGCAAGTATAAAAGATTGCTCGCGCTCGCTTAAGAATGTTGAGCGATGTTCTTTCGTATCATTCAACCGTTCGGGTACATTAATCTGATCGATGGTCATTTTTTGAACATTACCTGCAAACGTAGTGCGCAGGGTATGAATATCGGTAACCCACTTATAGTCGATAATAAAATCGAGTCCGGTGTTTGTTGTATTTACAGCGTTGGCAAAAAATTGTGCAAGACTAACTTTAGCATCATTCATAATAGAGGTAAGTTCAGGGTTAAGTGTTGTATCCGAAGCATCAAATTGTCCTGATAATACAACACGGTCTTTTATTTTTACCATATATCCATCAACAGTAATATTCAGATTTTTAATAGGACTAAAGGTAAACCCACCACTCACGTTGGTACTTAGCTCCTGCGTTAGTTCTGGTATACCTGCAGCTTTTGCAATTTTGCTATAGTTGGGTGCAATTTTTACTTCGGCTATCTGACCACCCTGCACGGTAGTAAAGGTAGAGCTGAAATTAATTTGCTGTAAGGATGGTGCGCGGAAACCATTGCTTGCTGACGCACGCAACGTGAAGTTGTCTGTAAACTTATAGCGGGTACTAAGTTTTCCGCCAAGTGCTAGACCAAAGTCGCTATAGTTTTCTAATCGAATGGCACCAGTTACAAGAAATTTTTTGGTGATGTCTAATTCTGCATCTACGTAAGCACCAATAGTGCTGCGGCTTGCATTTACTTCATCCGAAGGCTGATAGCCCGGAAAGCCTTGTGCACCTGTCGCTTTGTCGGGATTATAGTTTTTGTATGAGGCTTCTTCGCCAGCATACAGATTGTATTGCTCTAACCTGAACTCGGCACCTGCTGCAAGACCAAAACCTTGTAACACGCCTGCTATCTCTTTATTAAAATTCAGATTGGTAGTATTTTGCAGGAAGTTAAATCCACCATCATCAAAACTTGTTTGAGCAGCGCCCAGCGATGCATTAAAAGTCTTTTCACCATAGAAATGGAAATCGTTACGGCCTGTGTTATTGCTGATATCCCAATTCCACCCTTTACCAACTATACCGCGCGCTCCAGCTGCAAATGACAGATCAGTTATTTTACTTTGAATAAGCGGGTTAAAATAAATTTCGCTATCACCTGCTATTTGCATAATTTCTTCTACAAAAATCAAGTTACCATTAGCATCAGTAGGGAATCGTTCGGGGCGCGCACTCCAGTTACGAGTAAAGGCGTAGGCCTCCGAATTTTTTGCATTATAACCACCAAATAAATAAACGGTTGTTTTGGTATTCTTTATTGGAAGTTCGCTGTTTATCATTGCACCAATGGCATTGAGCGACCCTTCGCCATTTGCTCTGCGATAAATGTTTAAGGGTAATACATCTTTATCGGTTTCAAATTTGGCGGTATCGCCCAGGTTTTGACGATATGTTTTTTTGCTATTGATGTAACTTAAAGAAAAATTGACAAGGCCTCCGCTTTTTCCAACAGGCACCCCATAATTTCCATTAAATGAAACCGCATTTCCATCGGCCTTATTTTCGTACACATATTCTTTGTACTCTGGTTTAAAGGCCGGATTAAATTTATCATCGTAATAAAAACCATAACCTACATCGCCACTAAATTCTTTTACGTTCTTTTTCAAAATAATATTAATTACTCCTGCTATGGCATCCGACCCATATTGTGCGGCCGCACCATCACGTAATATTTCTACACGGTCAATGCTGCTAATTGGAATGGCATTCATATCTGTACCTGAGTTTCCTCTGCCACGTGTACCAAACACACTTACAAAAGCAGTTTGGTGTCTGCGTTTACCATTTATTAAAACAAGCGTTTGGTCGGGGCCTAAGCCACGAAGGGTTGCAAGGTCAATATGATCGGCACCATCCGAACCACTTTGTTTATTATAGTTGAGCGATGGGGCAGCATTGTTCAGAAGCGAGGTAAGATCCATACGGCCTGTTGGTAAACTAACAGCACTAACATTTATTATATCTACCGGTACCGGAGTTTCGGTCTTAATACGACCGGGCCTGCGGCTACCAACTATAACTACATCGCCAATTAGTTTGCTTTCGGTTGCTAGTGCTACAAGTATGGTACTGCGGTTATTTACCGGTATGGTTTGCGTTTGATAGCCCAGAAAACGCACTTCCAGCAAGTCGGTACCATTACAAGTTACTTTTGCCGTGCCGCTTACATCTGTTGCCGCACCATTGGTAGTGCCTTTTACCATGACCGTTACTCCCGGCATAGGTTGCCGGTTTGTAGCATCATTAACTACTACTGTTACAACCGATTGTGCATACAATACAATAGATGTAATGCATGCGAATAGCATTAGGATAATTTTCTTCATAATTTATTTTTTTAGTGTAGATAGGGCAACAAACTTATTAATATAATAAGAATGCACAACTCCATTGGGCAATTAGTTTAAACAAAACGTGGTTGATAATTTTAAGCTGGTTAATTCTGATGGGCAATGATTTGTGATAATGGGGTAAGTAGTCTTGCTTTTAGAATTTAAATAATGTTATAAAAAGAAATGGTGGCAGGTAGAATTGTATAGATTGATAATAAAATTATTAATCGTGAAATAGCAAGGCTTGCTCATTAGCGACTAGGTTGAATTAGCTTCCGATATAGGTGCAATATTTTTTTATGTAATTGTTTTTGGCAACAGGGTAAGATCTGCTGCTTTAATGCCATTATTGAGAAGTTGAATAGTTTTCTTAATTATCCATCACTACAAATTTTCTGCTCACGGTTTTGCCATTGTTTTCAATTCTAAGTAAATAAATACCCTTTGCAATGTTCCTCAAACTTATACTTTGCTCATTACTCCAAGACGGTAAATTTTGCTGATGCACAACTTTTCCATTTACATCAATTACTTTGAGCAAATAAGAAGTTGCAATTGCTTTATAACCAATATTAAAACTTCCATAGTTAGGATTTGGATAAATTTAAAACTTGTCATCATCTAGAGAATATTGATTATAACTAGTGGCGCAACCACAGCCTAATGTGGTATCGCAGCCTAAATAATAATTGGGGTGGTTTACGTTACCTCGATACGACCAACATGGCAATTGCCTGTTTGTGCAAAATATCCTTGCACAGTGTATGTTACACTATCCTGCGCTGCCATAATCAAGGTATCAGGCAAGGGGTTTGGTAGCCAGACTGTAAAATTGGGAGGCAAGGAGTCGCTGACAACCACCAACTGCGTACTACCATTATTGGATGTAACAGTAATGGTATATGTTATAGTATCATACGCATTAATACTTGTTACATCAGCCGTTTTAGTAATAGTAAAGCAATCGGTGCAATTATTAGTACCGTTATAAAAAAAGTAGCCACCTCCACTTTCTTCAAAAACGTAGTCGCCACAGGGCGTATGGGCATGTATGGCTACATGTATAATAA encodes the following:
- a CDS encoding ribonuclease HII, whose product is MLLTYTKAKGVIAGCDEAGRGCLAGPVVAAAVILPQDFYHPMLNDSKQVNKANRNALRSYIEDHALAYAVGMADINEIDKINILNASILAMHRALDQLSVKFNHIIVDGNRFKSYKKMTHECVIKGDNIYTSIAAASILAKTYRDEHVEKLHNQFPHYQWIKNKTYATAQHIAAIRQHGYCEHHRKSFHLKSKQLSLF
- a CDS encoding DNA alkylation repair protein, which encodes MNTKKQIDDIIIRLQKASTPEGIAAFKKFIPGEVTPIGVRMPVINQLAKELNTQLKSDKEDALALAEQLCLTTYPETQILAAKILEKAGKKNPALTLKIVEQFSGSINNWAVCDAFGMQACKGIVKTHFDEITKLSGRLIVSENLWQRRLAIVLMEYYTREKEKHPAIKELLLKVKGDKEYYVKKAVVWIERNFEKGK
- the nuoF gene encoding NADH-quinone oxidoreductase subunit NuoF; this encodes MGRQILLNNIHNPAITGIEGYTQFGGYTNLRKAFNMKPEEIVTEVQKSGLRGRGGAGFPTGMKWSFIAKPPGVPRYLVCNADESEPGTFKDRYLMQRKPHILIEGMIISSFALGANTSYIYIRGEMMHQFHILQKAIDEAYTEGYLGKNILGSGFDHDLHVHCGGGAYICGEETALIESLEGKRGNPRIKPPFPAVKGLWDCPTVVNNVETIAAVVPIIEMGGDEYAKIGIGKSTGTKLISASGHINKPGVYEIELGLPVEEFIYSDEYCGGIRNGKELKAVVAGGSSVPVLPKNLILNTANGDPRLMSYESLADGGFATGTMLGSGGFIVMDEDTSIVKNLWNFTRFYHHESCGQCSPCREGTGWMEKVLHKFIHGHATISDIDLLWDIQSKIEGKTICPLGEAAAWPVAAAIRHFRPEFEEYVRNHGKADVKHYYRLNNLVEA
- a CDS encoding DUF3078 domain-containing protein → MMKLPLILFVLVLFLSNLGYSQTDSTMLAPKKDPTKIWNKGGVGGVQFVQAAYSNWSAGGENSLAVTGLLNLYANYEKKKATWDNYMDVAYGFIRTSQFGVRKNDDRMEINSSFGYREKQTNWYYTVMVNGLSQFDRGYNFPDDSTRISNFAAPAFVKIAMGIEHKPNKNLRLLLAPITGKSTIVTDTMVNEIDFGLDEGKRWRNEYGAYLKFYYRKEIFKNIIFTNKTDLFSNYAEDPQNIDITTQIQLTFNVNKYMSAGLTLDMIYDDNIAVAVFDEVNGVREQIGEGPRMQLKEVITLRLAAKF
- a CDS encoding oligosaccharide flippase family protein, producing MQAKFIKNIFLLVIINLLVKPFGILVIEPGVQNTVGATAYGLYNALFSFTLVFNILLDVGINNFNNRTIAQQSNLLGAHFPGIVALRLVLAIVYVLVLVAAALVIGYLPAYWMLLMVLAFNQVLAAFLLFIRSNISALQFYKTDSFFSIFDRVILIAITGWMLLYRKPEFKIEWYVLAQTVAYSISLITAFIILAQHTKSIFPKWEGQFSASILRQSFPYAFLILLMILYSRVDVIMLERMLPDGALQSGIYAQAFRLLDACNMIGYLFAGLLLPMFARMIQLNEPVEQLARLSFNLIMVPALTIIVISFFFSKEIMDTLYIAHTDESSAILGLVMIGFGCFASNYIFGTLLTAKGDLSLLNKTAISGVCINIALNIVLIPSYKVNGAAIASAITQVVMSVLQLLIAHRQFKFNYNWNQFARILAFVICLIAATWLFTQVSTGWIIKVTGTVCVSLLLAMMLQLINLTALKNLLLSKE
- a CDS encoding YdeI/OmpD-associated family protein yields the protein MGKRTVTFDNYISKSEVFARPILTYLRDVMHDSCPEIEEKSKWGMPFFVYKNDNLCHMASFKKHCALGFWKAPLFSKNKLPQVDDNDKAMGQFGKISSINELPSKKVLQAFIKESIEIIDKGIKPPPKPKVTKAELPLHLDFLKALSKTKKALQVFHDFSLSHRNEYAGWINEAKTEATRNKRIEQAIEWLNEGKGKNWKYERK